From one Sciurus carolinensis chromosome 9, mSciCar1.2, whole genome shotgun sequence genomic stretch:
- the Zbed2 gene encoding LOW QUALITY PROTEIN: zinc finger BED domain-containing protein 2 (The sequence of the model RefSeq protein was modified relative to this genomic sequence to represent the inferred CDS: inserted 3 bases in 2 codons), with protein sequence MMRPEEEEEEGTRIQAKGDLEMKKEEEFCEAGELXVPTLIPYNKGTWFSEAWEYFHLVPACAGHHPNQFATCCLCXSGVNMGTTALWKHLKSTLEKSGHSQAGQREDPRPPGPQLPVCIEGDWGRLLEQPSTLALWANQREKEVLRRERAVEWQERAVERWKQALEEVERAILGRKWKVKAEKEACQRGEKDLPAAAHPFHFV encoded by the exons ATGATGAGgccagaagaggaggaagaggagggaaccaggATTCAGGCAAAAGGAGACTTGGagatgaagaaggaggaggagttcTGTGAGGCTGGAGAGCT GGTGCCCACCTTGATACCCTACAACAAGGGAACCTGGTTTTCTGAGGCATGGGAGTATTTCCACTTGGTCCCTGCTTGTGCTGGTCACCATCCCAACCAGTTTGCCACCTGCTGCCTAT GTTCAGGGGTCAACATGGGCACCACTGCTCTATGGAAGCATCTGAAAAGCACGCTGGAGAAGAGCGGCCACAGCCAGGCTGGGCAGCGCGAGGACCCACGGCCCCCAGGGCCGCAGCTTCCCGTGTGCATTGAGGGAGACTGGGGCAGGCTCCTGGAGCAGCCCAGCACCCTGGCTTTGTGGGCCAACCAGAGGGAAAAGGAGGTGCTTAGGAGGGAAAGGGCAGTGGAATGGCAGGAGAGGGCTGTGGAAAGATGGAAGCAGGCCTTGGAGGAGGTGGAAAGGGCCATCCTGGGAAGGAAGTGGAAGGTGAAGGCTGAGAAGGAGGCCTGCCAGCGTGGTGAGAAGGACCTGCCAGCAGCTGCACatcctttccattttgtttaa